A single genomic interval of Sinorhizobium garamanticum harbors:
- a CDS encoding MerR family transcriptional regulator, translated as MDKSPDAFRTISEVADELDLPQHVLRFWETRFQQIKPMKRGGGRRYYRPEDVDLLKGIRHLLYDHGYTIRGVQKLLKANGNKFVAAIASGDLATVEALAASSNEEPQPPKVGVADEDQIVGRAKAPAGRRFFSFGGGGDDAEISIGKASVSKEDRALLQEALYDLLECKRLLDQVR; from the coding sequence ATGGACAAAAGCCCGGACGCCTTCCGCACAATCAGCGAGGTCGCTGACGAGCTCGATCTGCCTCAACATGTCCTGCGTTTCTGGGAGACCCGATTCCAGCAGATCAAGCCGATGAAGCGCGGCGGCGGTCGACGGTACTATCGCCCGGAGGACGTCGATCTCCTCAAGGGCATTCGTCATCTCCTTTATGATCATGGCTACACGATCAGGGGCGTGCAAAAGCTCCTGAAAGCCAACGGCAACAAGTTTGTCGCGGCGATCGCAAGCGGCGATCTCGCAACTGTCGAAGCACTTGCAGCGTCCAGCAACGAGGAGCCGCAACCGCCAAAAGTCGGCGTCGCCGACGAAGACCAGATCGTTGGCCGCGCGAAGGCGCCGGCAGGCCGGCGGTTTTTCTCCTTCGGCGGCGGTGGCGACGACGCCGAGATATCGATCGGCAAGGCTTCCGTAAGCAAGGAGGACCGGGCGCTTTTGCAGGAAGCGCTTTACGATCTTCTGGAATGCAAGCGGCTGCTCGATCAGGTGCGGTGA
- a CDS encoding O-antigen ligase family protein produces MISTSASLPIVLRPQLAAISLLGSGLVTIAVFLSGFVIAEPAPYELFMACLIGLWALFGLKISRYVAPLLSLLVLFMVGGILSLTTMSDLATGPMYMAVSGFLAVSAVFFAAIIEDRHQRLRLIFNAWVAAAVITALLGILGYFGAIPGGSNFTLYDRAKGAFQDPNVFGPFLTAPALYLIHGLFTQPIRRAPPKIIALLILTLGVFLSFSRAAWALNLFCVVAFVFVMLLKERSGLFRLRILVLALSGALFIVAALAVALQSEQVATLFSSRSQLVQEYDGGHLGRFDRHRIGFLMSMEKPLGIGPLVFSTIFPEDEHNIWLKCLTSYGWIGLIAYVTLIAWTLSLGFRFLLLDRPWQPYLMIAWVTLIGHAGVGNVIDTDHWRHFYMLLGIVWGCAALEYRFQRRARAGRHA; encoded by the coding sequence TTGATCTCCACGAGCGCATCCCTGCCAATCGTCCTTCGCCCCCAGCTTGCCGCGATTTCGCTGCTTGGTTCCGGCTTGGTGACAATCGCCGTTTTTCTGTCTGGCTTCGTCATCGCTGAGCCGGCGCCTTACGAGCTCTTCATGGCGTGCCTCATCGGCCTGTGGGCGCTCTTCGGCCTGAAGATTTCCCGCTACGTGGCGCCGTTGCTGTCGCTCCTCGTGCTGTTTATGGTTGGCGGCATCCTGTCGCTGACCACGATGTCGGACCTTGCCACCGGGCCGATGTACATGGCCGTCTCCGGCTTCCTGGCGGTCTCGGCTGTCTTCTTCGCGGCGATCATCGAAGATCGGCATCAAAGACTGCGGCTGATCTTCAATGCCTGGGTTGCTGCCGCGGTCATCACGGCGCTCCTCGGCATTCTCGGCTATTTCGGCGCAATACCGGGCGGCTCCAATTTCACGCTCTACGACCGCGCGAAGGGAGCGTTCCAGGACCCGAACGTCTTCGGACCGTTTCTCACCGCGCCGGCGCTTTATCTCATTCACGGCCTGTTCACCCAGCCGATCCGGCGGGCTCCGCCGAAGATCATCGCGCTTCTCATCCTGACGCTCGGCGTTTTCCTCTCGTTCTCGCGAGCGGCATGGGCACTCAATCTCTTTTGCGTCGTCGCCTTTGTCTTCGTCATGCTGCTGAAGGAGCGGAGCGGCCTTTTCCGCCTGCGCATTCTGGTGCTGGCGCTCAGCGGCGCGCTCTTCATCGTCGCCGCACTTGCGGTCGCCCTGCAGTCGGAGCAGGTCGCGACGCTCTTCTCGAGCCGTTCCCAGCTTGTTCAGGAGTATGATGGCGGGCATCTTGGGCGGTTCGACCGGCACCGGATCGGCTTTCTCATGTCGATGGAAAAACCGCTCGGCATCGGCCCGCTGGTCTTCAGTACCATTTTCCCGGAGGACGAACACAATATCTGGCTGAAGTGCCTGACGTCCTATGGCTGGATCGGCTTGATCGCCTACGTGACGCTGATCGCATGGACGCTTTCGCTGGGCTTCCGCTTCCTTCTGCTCGACCGGCCATGGCAGCCGTACCTGATGATTGCGTGGGTCACGCTGATCGGCCATGCTGGTGTCGGCAACGTCATCGACACAGACCATTGGCGTCATTTCTACATGCTGCTTGGCATCGTCTGGGGATGTGCCGCGCTCGAATATCGCTTTCAAAGGCGCGCCCGCGCCGGAAGGCACGCATGA
- a CDS encoding integration host factor subunit alpha produces the protein MSGKTVTRADLAESVFRKVGLSRTESAELVETVIDEICNAIVRGESVKLSSFATFQVRDKNERIGRNPKTGEEVPISPRRVMTFKASNVLKQRVLKAHLSRKAKQKPASPAP, from the coding sequence ATGAGCGGAAAAACAGTAACACGGGCGGATTTGGCTGAGTCGGTTTTTCGCAAGGTAGGCCTATCTCGTACAGAGTCGGCCGAACTCGTGGAAACGGTCATTGATGAAATATGCAACGCAATCGTGCGTGGCGAGAGCGTGAAGCTGTCTTCCTTCGCGACCTTCCAGGTGCGCGACAAGAACGAGCGCATCGGGCGCAATCCGAAAACCGGCGAGGAAGTTCCGATTTCGCCGCGCCGGGTGATGACCTTCAAGGCGTCGAACGTACTGAAGCAGCGCGTGCTGAAGGCGCATTTGAGTCGCAAGGCCAAGCAGAAGCCGGCCTCTCCGGCGCCCTGA
- a CDS encoding polysaccharide biosynthesis/export family protein, producing the protein MSTAGKKTARAIALAILSAVVGGCTSYQPAPKAFSEATIQPYRLDSGDRLRINVFEQAGLSGTYTVDQAGYVAFPLIGSIPSRGHTLPELEGMIAAKLREGFLRDPDVTIEVDRYRSVFIMGEVGQAGQYSYVPGMTVQNAIAVAGGFSPRANQSNADITRKINGRIITGRVPISDPVMAGDTIYVRERLF; encoded by the coding sequence ATGTCGACCGCAGGCAAAAAGACAGCACGCGCTATCGCATTGGCGATATTGTCGGCAGTGGTCGGCGGCTGCACGAGCTACCAGCCGGCTCCCAAAGCCTTCAGCGAGGCCACGATCCAGCCCTACAGGCTGGACAGCGGCGACCGCCTTCGCATCAACGTGTTCGAGCAGGCCGGCCTCAGCGGCACCTATACCGTCGATCAGGCCGGTTACGTCGCCTTCCCGCTGATCGGCTCCATACCATCGCGAGGCCATACGCTACCGGAACTGGAAGGCATGATCGCCGCAAAGCTGCGCGAGGGCTTTCTCCGGGATCCGGACGTCACGATCGAGGTGGACCGCTATCGCTCGGTGTTCATCATGGGCGAAGTGGGCCAGGCGGGCCAATACAGCTACGTTCCTGGCATGACGGTCCAGAATGCGATCGCGGTGGCCGGCGGCTTCTCGCCGCGTGCAAACCAGTCGAACGCCGACATCACCCGCAAGATCAACGGCCGCATCATTACCGGCCGCGTGCCGATTTCCGACCCGGTCATGGCCGGCGACACGATCTATGTGCGCGAACGGCTGTTCTGA
- a CDS encoding glycosyltransferase family 4 protein, which produces MTIDTPVTDGSAARPLRLLEVLEPSGGGSGRHFLDICRGMQARGHHVEAIYSPVRAEDGFVRELKAIDLPAVHAVDMERAPGPSDLPAFRAIRRISRTTGPFDIVHGHSSKAGALTRLRLPGRHAPRVYTPHAFRTMDPALDRGGRLIYGAIEWALAWFFTDQLIAVSDDERAHALSLGIPEERISVIVNGVLPPSPDMAKTVRASFGIPADAFVFGFIGRLSSQKAPARLIDAFMGAASLVKNSYLVMVGAGELEDELRRAIAASGLQSRIHLTSAFTGPQAVAAFDLVVMPSRYEAMSYVMLEAAAAGRPIIICDVGGAKTVIDNGQNGFIIPNSDDVSQLTKTMVAAANPESYAALLKAAELRKDRFTLDVMIDRTEALYRRLATRQRP; this is translated from the coding sequence ATGACCATCGACACGCCCGTAACCGACGGATCGGCGGCCCGTCCGCTGCGCCTGCTCGAAGTGCTGGAGCCGAGCGGAGGCGGGTCCGGCCGGCACTTTCTCGATATTTGCCGCGGCATGCAGGCACGCGGCCATCATGTCGAGGCGATCTATTCACCGGTGCGAGCTGAAGACGGCTTCGTCCGGGAGCTCAAGGCAATCGACTTGCCCGCCGTCCACGCGGTCGACATGGAGCGTGCGCCCGGACCGTCCGACCTGCCGGCCTTTCGCGCCATTCGGCGCATCAGCCGAACCACGGGACCATTCGACATCGTGCACGGCCACAGTTCCAAGGCTGGCGCCCTTACGCGTCTGCGGCTGCCCGGGCGCCATGCGCCGCGCGTCTATACCCCACATGCCTTCCGGACCATGGACCCGGCGCTTGATCGTGGCGGACGATTGATCTACGGCGCCATCGAGTGGGCCTTGGCGTGGTTTTTCACCGATCAGCTCATCGCGGTTTCCGATGACGAACGGGCGCATGCATTGTCGCTTGGCATCCCGGAGGAGCGGATATCCGTGATCGTCAACGGGGTTCTGCCCCCCTCGCCCGACATGGCGAAGACGGTTCGCGCGAGCTTCGGGATTCCCGCAGACGCCTTTGTCTTCGGCTTCATTGGCCGTCTTTCCAGCCAGAAGGCGCCGGCGCGGCTCATAGACGCCTTCATGGGCGCGGCATCATTGGTCAAGAACAGCTATCTCGTGATGGTCGGTGCCGGCGAACTGGAGGACGAGCTTCGCCGCGCGATCGCGGCAAGCGGGCTGCAAAGCCGCATTCACCTGACCTCTGCCTTCACCGGTCCTCAGGCAGTGGCTGCCTTTGATCTCGTCGTCATGCCGAGCCGCTATGAGGCGATGTCCTATGTCATGCTGGAGGCCGCGGCCGCGGGCAGACCGATCATCATCTGCGATGTCGGCGGCGCCAAAACCGTCATCGACAACGGCCAGAACGGCTTCATCATTCCCAACAGCGATGATGTTTCGCAGCTCACGAAAACGATGGTCGCGGCTGCAAACCCGGAAAGCTATGCGGCGCTCCTCAAGGCGGCCGAGCTCCGCAAGGATCGTTTCACGCTCGATGTGATGATTGACCGGACGGAAGCGCTCTACCGACGTCTGGCCACGCGCCAGCGCCCTTGA
- a CDS encoding beta-ketoacyl-ACP synthase III — MIRSVVRGFGAALPKRVMTNKEMESKVDTSDEWIVQRTGIRQRYIAGEGETTASLGENAARAALARADLTADDLDLIIVATSTPDNTFPATAVNIQNRLGMRHGAAFDLQAVCSGFVYAVATADAYIRGGLAKRALVIGAETFSRILDWSDRTTCVLFGDGAGAIILEAQEGSGTNADRGVLTAQLRSDGIHGDKLYVDGGPSTTGTVGHLRMEGREVFKHAVGMITDVIEAAFEATGTTADDVDWLVPHQANRRIIDGSAKKLGIPLDKVVVTVDAHGNTSAASIPLALDTAAADGRIKKGDLVMLEAMGGGFTWGSVLIRW, encoded by the coding sequence ATGATCCGTTCCGTCGTTCGCGGCTTCGGCGCAGCGCTGCCGAAGCGAGTGATGACCAACAAGGAAATGGAATCGAAGGTCGACACGTCCGACGAGTGGATCGTGCAACGGACCGGGATTCGCCAGCGTTATATCGCGGGCGAGGGTGAAACGACCGCATCGCTCGGAGAAAACGCTGCGCGTGCCGCGCTTGCGCGGGCCGATCTGACGGCAGACGATTTGGACCTGATCATCGTCGCGACATCGACGCCGGATAACACGTTTCCGGCGACGGCGGTGAACATCCAGAACCGCCTCGGCATGCGGCATGGCGCAGCCTTCGACCTGCAGGCGGTCTGTTCCGGCTTCGTGTATGCGGTGGCGACAGCGGACGCTTATATCCGAGGCGGCCTCGCCAAGCGTGCGCTGGTGATCGGGGCCGAGACGTTCTCGCGCATCCTCGACTGGTCGGATCGAACGACCTGTGTGCTCTTCGGCGACGGCGCCGGCGCGATCATCCTCGAAGCCCAGGAAGGCTCAGGCACGAATGCCGACCGTGGAGTGCTGACGGCGCAACTACGCTCCGACGGCATTCACGGCGACAAGCTTTACGTCGATGGCGGCCCCTCGACCACGGGCACCGTGGGCCATCTCAGGATGGAAGGGCGCGAGGTGTTCAAGCATGCCGTCGGCATGATCACGGACGTGATCGAGGCGGCCTTCGAGGCAACTGGGACGACGGCGGATGACGTCGACTGGCTGGTTCCGCACCAGGCCAATCGGCGTATCATCGATGGCTCTGCAAAGAAGCTGGGTATCCCGCTCGATAAGGTTGTGGTGACGGTCGATGCCCATGGCAATACCTCGGCTGCCTCCATCCCGCTCGCGCTTGATACCGCCGCCGCCGACGGGCGGATTAAAAAAGGCGACCTCGTAATGCTGGAGGCCATGGGCGGCGGCTTCACCTGGGGCTCTGTTCTCATCCGGTGGTAA
- a CDS encoding glycosyltransferase family 4 protein — translation MQSERPLRILHCFRSPVGGIFRHVRDLAEAHANAGHEVGILCDSTTGGAHEDALFDAIRPFLALGIVRLPIHRAIGPSDIVALWRSYNEIRSLQPDVLHGHGAKGGVLARIIGSALRVNKYRVARLYSPHGGSLHYDSRSLKGRAIFRVERLQERLTDALVFVCDYERQTYFTKVGRPPGRNELIYNGIDDREFDPVTVAQDAVDFLYIGMMRDLKGPDLFVESFAAAERIAGRPLTALMIGDGPQQQQYAEMKLRKGLGRRIKMLPAMKVREAFALARTVVIPSRAESMPYIVLEALAASKPVIATRVGGIPEVFGADSGALAEPNVDSIAAIMAATIVEHDWPERMMPDPKAFKSRFAASVMTKNVMRLYHDLAGEAADAQRQLLTT, via the coding sequence ATGCAGAGCGAACGTCCCCTGCGCATCCTTCATTGCTTCAGGTCGCCGGTCGGCGGCATATTCCGGCACGTGCGCGACCTTGCCGAAGCCCACGCTAATGCCGGACACGAGGTTGGAATTCTGTGCGACAGCACGACCGGCGGCGCCCACGAGGACGCCCTGTTCGATGCGATCCGCCCCTTTCTGGCGCTCGGCATCGTTCGCCTGCCCATTCACCGCGCCATCGGACCGTCCGACATTGTCGCACTTTGGCGCAGCTACAATGAAATCAGAAGTTTGCAACCGGATGTGCTGCACGGGCACGGCGCCAAAGGCGGCGTCCTTGCGCGCATCATCGGTTCAGCCTTGCGGGTCAACAAGTATCGCGTAGCCCGCCTTTATTCGCCCCATGGTGGCAGCCTCCATTACGATTCGAGATCGTTGAAAGGTCGAGCGATTTTTCGTGTCGAGCGGCTGCAGGAGCGCCTCACGGACGCTCTCGTCTTCGTCTGCGATTACGAACGCCAAACCTATTTCACGAAGGTCGGCCGCCCACCCGGTCGCAACGAACTAATTTATAACGGCATCGACGACCGCGAATTCGATCCCGTCACGGTTGCGCAAGATGCAGTGGACTTTCTGTATATCGGCATGATGCGGGACCTCAAGGGTCCCGACTTGTTTGTGGAGAGCTTTGCGGCCGCCGAGCGGATCGCAGGACGCCCCCTCACCGCCCTGATGATCGGCGACGGGCCGCAACAGCAGCAATACGCAGAGATGAAGCTGCGCAAGGGGCTTGGGCGGCGCATCAAGATGCTTCCGGCCATGAAGGTGAGAGAAGCCTTCGCACTTGCGCGCACGGTCGTCATCCCGTCGCGGGCGGAATCGATGCCCTACATAGTGCTCGAGGCGCTTGCCGCCAGCAAACCCGTCATCGCAACACGGGTCGGCGGGATTCCGGAGGTTTTCGGAGCCGACAGCGGCGCTCTTGCTGAACCCAACGTCGATTCAATCGCTGCGATCATGGCCGCCACGATCGTCGAGCACGACTGGCCCGAAAGAATGATGCCGGATCCCAAGGCGTTCAAATCGCGCTTCGCCGCGTCGGTCATGACGAAGAACGTGATGCGGCTGTATCACGATCTGGCAGGCGAAGCGGCCGATGCGCAACGACAGTTGCTTACAACGTAA
- a CDS encoding undecaprenyl-phosphate glucose phosphotransferase, with product MNHYERPEAFDPEALRKKISEIRTAAPEETIGEKGAAELNPLARQIALQFRADTYSPAMITGLIRLLDFCVLFAIGYGINAYYVQPAVEQLPVYLAILAGGSALAVAAIQIADGYQVPALRAWLRMTPRVLGAWAIAFGAIALALFFLKSGHQYSRVWIAGWFIGGAFFLVAQRAFIAYSIRHWSRNGTMERRAVIVGGGQPAKDLIRTIEHQPDNDIRICGIFDDRDERRSPNMIAGYPKLGTVNELVEFARLARIDMLIISLPLTAERRILELLRKLWILPVDIRLAAHANNLRFRPRSYSHVGQVPMLDIFDKPIADWDSVAKRCFDIFFSVVALLLLWPVMLAAAVAVKVTSPGPIIFKQARHGFNNETIEVYKFRSMYAHMSDPTARSAVTKGDPRVTPVGRFLRKSSIDELPQIFNVLKGELSLVGPRPHAVLAQTRNRTYSDVVEGYFARHRVKPGVTGWAQINGWRGEIDNDEKIRFRTAFDLYYIENWSLLLDLKILVLTPFRLLNTDNAY from the coding sequence ATGAACCACTACGAAAGGCCCGAGGCATTCGATCCGGAAGCGCTTCGCAAGAAGATCTCCGAAATTCGGACGGCCGCTCCCGAAGAGACGATCGGGGAGAAAGGCGCCGCGGAGCTCAATCCGCTGGCTCGACAGATCGCGCTTCAGTTTCGCGCCGACACCTATTCGCCCGCGATGATCACTGGTCTCATCCGGTTGCTCGACTTCTGCGTTCTCTTCGCCATCGGCTATGGCATCAACGCCTACTATGTCCAACCGGCCGTCGAACAACTGCCCGTCTATCTTGCGATTCTCGCCGGCGGTTCGGCACTCGCCGTCGCAGCCATTCAGATCGCCGATGGTTATCAAGTTCCCGCGCTCAGGGCCTGGCTGCGAATGACGCCGCGCGTTCTGGGCGCCTGGGCGATCGCCTTCGGCGCCATTGCCCTTGCGCTTTTCTTTCTGAAGTCCGGGCATCAATATTCCCGCGTCTGGATCGCGGGATGGTTCATCGGCGGCGCGTTCTTCCTTGTCGCTCAACGCGCCTTCATCGCCTATTCGATCCGCCATTGGTCGCGCAACGGGACGATGGAACGTCGTGCCGTCATCGTCGGCGGTGGTCAGCCAGCCAAGGATCTGATCCGCACGATCGAACATCAGCCGGACAACGATATCCGCATCTGCGGCATCTTCGACGATCGCGATGAGCGGCGATCGCCGAACATGATCGCCGGCTATCCGAAATTGGGGACAGTCAACGAACTCGTCGAATTCGCCCGGCTTGCGAGAATCGACATGCTGATCATCTCGCTGCCGCTGACTGCAGAAAGGCGCATTCTCGAACTGTTGAGGAAGCTCTGGATCCTTCCGGTCGACATTCGACTTGCGGCGCACGCCAACAACCTGCGCTTCCGACCGCGCAGCTATTCCCATGTCGGACAGGTTCCGATGCTCGACATCTTCGACAAGCCGATCGCCGATTGGGATTCCGTGGCGAAGCGCTGTTTCGACATTTTTTTCAGCGTTGTCGCGCTTCTTCTCCTGTGGCCGGTGATGCTTGCCGCGGCTGTCGCCGTCAAGGTCACGTCTCCAGGGCCGATCATCTTCAAGCAGGCCCGACACGGCTTCAACAACGAGACGATCGAAGTTTACAAGTTCCGCTCCATGTATGCGCATATGAGCGATCCGACCGCTCGCAGTGCCGTCACCAAGGGAGACCCGCGGGTAACTCCCGTTGGCCGCTTCCTGCGTAAGTCGTCGATCGATGAGTTGCCGCAGATCTTCAACGTGTTGAAGGGCGAACTCTCGCTGGTCGGCCCGCGGCCCCACGCCGTTCTGGCGCAAACCCGGAACCGAACCTATTCCGATGTCGTCGAAGGCTATTTTGCCCGCCATCGCGTCAAGCCGGGGGTGACCGGCTGGGCACAAATCAACGGTTGGCGCGGCGAGATCGACAATGACGAAAAGATCCGCTTCCGCACCGCTTTCGACCTCTACTACATCGAAAACTGGTCCCTGCTCCTGGATCTGAAGATCCTTGTCCTGACGCCGTTCCGGTTGCTCAACACGGACAACGCCTATTGA